TATGGTTGGCATATTGTGAAATTGATCAATCGCAAACCTATTGAATCGTTTTCAGAACTGTCGCCGCAATTACATCAGAAAGTAACAACCGATTCGCGCGGTGAACTTATTCGTGAGGCATTGGTCGCCAAGCTTCATAAGGAGTATAAACTTACCGAAACTGCTCTTTATAATGAGGTTCTGACTTTTCCGGACTCTAATTTATTAACAGGAAAATGGAAATTCAGGGAACCGCTCACGGCCGCTCTTGATAAAAAAGCATTGGTTCAGATCGCAAATCAACCCTATACCGTCAATCAATTTTTTGAGTACGTTTATAATCGTCAACAACCCGTACCCGCCGGCACGTCACTAACCATGCTGATGCAACGGTATTATCGTCAGTTTGTAAACCAAAAATTGATCGAAATCGAAGAGGCCAATTTGGAAAAGAAACATCCTGACTTTAAGGCATTGATGACCGAAATGCGCGATGGTGTACTATTTACTCAAGCCTTAGAGGCTAATGTACTTGAGCCATCCTTGACCGATTCATTGGGGCAGAAACAGTATTGGGAACAAAATAAAGCCAACTACCGCTATTCTGAACGGGCATTTGCCACCCTGGTCGTGAGCGACAGCGATACACTGTTAAAACGGGCTCAGGAATCACTTTCTACGAAACCATATCAATTACGGCGTAAAGGCAATGACCTGCTTTTTCCTACTTCAGCCACCGCTCTGAGCGTAAAACACCGTGAAGCCCTGTTTGAAGTGGCACTGACCCTGCTTAATAATGAAAATTATTTGGTAGAGGTTTCTTCCTACGGCGATGCCGACGAACCTGACTCAGTATCGACGCTTCGACTTCAAAACGCCATTAAAGCCCTGACCAACAACAATGTGCCGTTGACCCGGATCATAGAGAAAGATTACGGAAAATTTAAGCCCGTTGCCAACGCTGCCCGAAACCGTCGGGTCAGTTTTCAATACTTCAGCACTTCTAAAAAAGACCTTGAAAAAGCCCTGAATGCGCTGAAATTGGGCACTGTTTTACTTACGGAAGGCGCATTTGCCAAAGGAACCAATCGCTACATAGACGCAGCCCGGTGGGAAGTAGGCAACCATACGGTAAATTTCAATAACCAAAAGATTTGGATATCCATCACCAAAATTGAGCCCGCCCGCATCAAAACCTTTGCCGAAGCCCGCGGAGCCGTAATCAACGATTTCCAAAAACAATTGGAACACAATTGGCTCAACCAATTACGCCAAAAGTTTGTCGTTCAGATAAACGAAGAAGAATTACGTAAATTAGCAAAGTAAAGTCGGTTAAAATCCGTTAATACTATAAACCCCGAATTCGAAGAACGTCTAACAAATATGAAAAAAGCATTGAATCTAAAACTGCCTTATTTTTCCCTCATTCGCACTGCCCTGTCAACGCTGGTTTTAGTCTGTGTTGCCCTGTCAGGTACTCAGGCACAAGGCAAAAGCACCAGCGTCAATAAAGTTATTGCGCGGGTAGACAATTACTATATCCTCCGATCGGAATTGGAAGAGTACCTCATTCAGGCCCGGTCACAGGCGCAGGGTCAACCCCTGCCTACGGCTTGCCAGGCATTGGAACGACTGATCGTGAATAAAATGCTCCTCGCCAAAGCGGAAATTGACTCGGTAATTGTAGAAGATAAACTAATTGATAGCCAGGTATCCTCCAGAATGGATTATATGGCCAAGCGGTTCGGTTCAGAGAAGAACATTGTGGAGGCCTACGGAAAAAGTATCGAAGCTCTCAAATATGAGCTAAGGGAGCCCATCAAGCAGGAAATGGTGGCCGAAAAAATGCAGAGTAAAATAACCGAAGCCATCAAGGTGACGCCCAATGAAGTACGAAAATTCTTCAACAGTATCCCCAAAGACAGCTTACCCTATATTCCGGCTGAGGTGGAAATCGGTCAAATTGTACGGTACGCTAAAGTAACCAAGGCCCAAAAGGAAGAGTTACGGGCGCGCCTGCTCGATTATAAAGCACGGGTGGAAAAAGGAGAAGATTTTTCCTCATTAGCTTCGGCCTATTCAGAAGACCTCGGTTCAGCCCAGCAGGGCGGCGATCTGGGATTTGCCAAACGCGGCGATATGGTGGCTGAATTTGAAGGAGCAGCCCTAAAGCTGAAGCCAAATGAAATATCAGAACCCGTTGAATCCGACTTCGGTCTGCACCTGATTCAATTGCTCGAAACCCGCGGAGCTGAATACCACGCCCGCCATATTTTGCTGCGTCCCGACTACAACCGTATGGATATGTCGGAGCCCAAACACGTGTTGGACAGCCTCTATAATATGATCAAAACGGACACTCTGAAGTTTGAGAAAGTGGCCAAAACGTGGTCAGAAGACAAAAGCACGGCCGACGCCGGCGGATTGCTGAAAGACCAGCAAACAGGCTCTTCACGTTTGCCGCTTGATGCTTCGATGGACTATGGCTTGTATATGATGCTTGATACCATGAAAGTTGGCACGATAAGTGCGCCCATGAATTACCGTACCGATGATGGTAAAACCGCCATGCGTATCATTTATTACAAAAGCCGCGTGGAGCCGCACACAGCGAGTTTGAAAGAAGATTTTGAGAAGCTGACCAATATTGTCCTGGCCAATAAAAAAACCCAAGCGGTAGATGAATGGTTTAAGAAGGCAATTGCCGATGTGTTCATCAAAGTGGATCCCGAATACCAGGGATGTAAAATGATGGGCATTGATCTGGAGGCAAATTAGCGACGTTCGTTTTGTTGCGTTATAGAGCTATATTCACAAAGTACCATGTATCAACCACTAACCATAAACCCTCAATGAAGTTTTCTTCTGACGTCGCTGCTGCAGAAGCACTAAAAGAATCTTACGAAAAACTCCGTTCGGAAATTGGCAAAGTCATTGTCGGTCAGGATGAAACGGTGCGTTTGTTGCTTACCGCTATTTTTTGCCAGGGCCATTGCCTGTTGGTGGGTGTACCCGGATTAGCAAAAACGCTCCTGATCCAAACCATTTCCGGCGCATTGGATCTGAGTTTTAACCGTATTCAGTTCACTCCCGACCTCATGCCTTCTGATATTCTGGGCTCCGAAACGTTGGACAATGAACGGAATTTTCGCTTTATCAAAGGGCCCGTATTTGCCAATATCATTCTGGCAGATGAGATCAACCGGACCCCTCCCAAAACGCAGTCGGCGCTGTTGGAAGCGATGCAGGAATATTCCGTAACGGTGGCCGGACAAAAGCACCCGTTGAGCCGTCCGTTTTTTGTTTTGGCTACGCAAAACCCCATCGAACAGGAAGGCACCTATCCGCTCCCCGAAGCACAGTTGGACCGTTTTATGTTTATGGTGTACCTGGATTACCCTTCCTATCAGGAAGAGCTTAATATCGTTAAATCCACTACTACCGACAATAAACCCGTCATTAATACCGTCATTTCGGCCGCTGAGATAGAAGCGTTCCAACACTTGGTACGTCGTGTTCCAGTTACGGATAATGTCATAGAATATGCCGTAAAACTCGTCCAAAAAACCCGCCCGATGGGCGATTTCGCCACAAATGACACCAAAAACTACCTGGAATGGGGAGCCGGCCCGAGGGCATCACAAAACTTGATCCTTGCGGCTAAATGCAACGCCCTCATCAACGGTAAGTATTCGCCGGATATTGAAGATATTAAGGCGGTTGCCCTCCCTATATTACGACACCGCATTGTGCGTAACTTTAAAGCCGAAGCCGAAGGTATTTCGGTCAATGAGATCATAAAGCGATTGGTGTAGCACTCCATTTAACGATAACGATACTCACGCAAAGACGCGGAGAAGCAAAGACTAAAGCCCTTTGCCCCTCCGTATCTTTGCGTGATTTTTTATTTAAGGAGTATTTGAGTTCGGGGCTAATTAGCCATACACACAGCCATAAGAATAACTGCCTAAAGATAAATATGCGGGCTAACTGTCGGAAAAACCTAATTAATCAGTACGACAAATGCTTTTCGTTCGTACCTTGCAACCCCAATATCAACCCTCAATAAACCGTCATGCCTCCAAAAATTCGAAAAGAGGACGCACTTTATTACCATTCCAAAGGTCGTCCCGGTAAGATTCAGGTAGTGCCAACCAAAGAAACCAACAATCAACTTGATCTGTCTCTGGCCTATTCGCCCGGTGTAGCCGAGCCGTGTATGGAAATTTACAGAAACGTTGAAGATGTGTATAAATACACCGCCAAAGGAAATCTGGTAGCCGTGATCAGCAACGGTACGGCCGTTTTGGGCCTTGGTAACATCGGCCCCGAAGCCGGCAAGCCTGTCATGGAAGGCAAAGGCCTTCTTTTTAAAATTTACGCTGACATCGACGTTTTTGACATCGAACTTAATACTGAAAATGTCGACGAATTTGTCAGAACAGTCAAAATCATGGAGCCGACCTTCGGCGGGGTTAATTTAGAAGACATCAAGGCCCCCGAATGTTTTGAGATCGAACGCCGACTGAAAGAAGAACTCAACATTCCCGTTATGCACGACGATCAACACGGAACTGCCATCATCAGCTCAGCGGCTTTGCTCAACGGGCTGGAATTGGTCGGTAAAAAAATTGAAGACATTCGTGTAGTGGTTTCGGGCGCGGGTGCCTCTGCCAGTTCGTGTACTAAATTATACATTGCGTTGGGTGTTCGCCCCGAAAACGTAGATATGTTCGACAGCAAAGGCCACATCAATACGGCCAGGACTGATTTGGACGCGTTAAAACAGGAGTTTGCTTCTGAGCGCCGTTTTGCCTCGTTAGCCGAAGGTCTGGTAGGTGCCGACTTATTTTTGGGTCTTTCCAAGGCAAATGTTGTGTCACAGGACATGGTACGCTCTATGGCCAAAGACCCGATGGTTTTTGCCATGGCCAACCCCGACCCTGAAATCCCCTATCCTGATGCCGTTGCCGCTCGTGAAGACGTCATTATGGCCACCGGTCGCTCGGATTACCCCAACCAAGTGAACAATGTGCTCGGCTTCCCGTACATTTTCCGGGGTGCCTTAGACGTTCGAGCCCGCGAAATCAACGAAGCGATGAAATTGGCGGCGGTTCATGCCTTGGCCGAATTGACCAAAAAACCCGTTCCGGACATTGTCAATCTGGCTTATA
Above is a window of Runella slithyformis DSM 19594 DNA encoding:
- a CDS encoding peptidylprolyl isomerase; the protein is MKYCFWGFIGVFLSFWGCKTAKPVPQAPPEPVILSIGDKKFTTDEFFQSFTKNQFSDDTSKSTNISEYLQLFTNLKLKVIAAQSEGKDTTAAFREELAAYRKQLAQPYLTDRTLVENLVAEAYERMKEEIKASHILIAVSPDASPEDTLSAYRSAIALRSRILQQEITFEEAAGRFSKDAVSASKGGDLGYFTVFQTVYPFENAAYNASPQIVSDPIRTKSGYHLIKVTDRRPSRGKIQVAHILVRISANATPEGKAAAKARIEKAHSLLQQEAWEVVCRDYSDEPTTKDNGGILNEFGTGSMTPAFEEAAFSLKRIGDISQPFLSNYGWHIVKLINRKPIESFSELSPQLHQKVTTDSRGELIREALVAKLHKEYKLTETALYNEVLTFPDSNLLTGKWKFREPLTAALDKKALVQIANQPYTVNQFFEYVYNRQQPVPAGTSLTMLMQRYYRQFVNQKLIEIEEANLEKKHPDFKALMTEMRDGVLFTQALEANVLEPSLTDSLGQKQYWEQNKANYRYSERAFATLVVSDSDTLLKRAQESLSTKPYQLRRKGNDLLFPTSATALSVKHREALFEVALTLLNNENYLVEVSSYGDADEPDSVSTLRLQNAIKALTNNNVPLTRIIEKDYGKFKPVANAARNRRVSFQYFSTSKKDLEKALNALKLGTVLLTEGAFAKGTNRYIDAARWEVGNHTVNFNNQKIWISITKIEPARIKTFAEARGAVINDFQKQLEHNWLNQLRQKFVVQINEEELRKLAK
- a CDS encoding peptidylprolyl isomerase, whose translation is MKKALNLKLPYFSLIRTALSTLVLVCVALSGTQAQGKSTSVNKVIARVDNYYILRSELEEYLIQARSQAQGQPLPTACQALERLIVNKMLLAKAEIDSVIVEDKLIDSQVSSRMDYMAKRFGSEKNIVEAYGKSIEALKYELREPIKQEMVAEKMQSKITEAIKVTPNEVRKFFNSIPKDSLPYIPAEVEIGQIVRYAKVTKAQKEELRARLLDYKARVEKGEDFSSLASAYSEDLGSAQQGGDLGFAKRGDMVAEFEGAALKLKPNEISEPVESDFGLHLIQLLETRGAEYHARHILLRPDYNRMDMSEPKHVLDSLYNMIKTDTLKFEKVAKTWSEDKSTADAGGLLKDQQTGSSRLPLDASMDYGLYMMLDTMKVGTISAPMNYRTDDGKTAMRIIYYKSRVEPHTASLKEDFEKLTNIVLANKKTQAVDEWFKKAIADVFIKVDPEYQGCKMMGIDLEAN
- a CDS encoding AAA family ATPase, with the protein product MKFSSDVAAAEALKESYEKLRSEIGKVIVGQDETVRLLLTAIFCQGHCLLVGVPGLAKTLLIQTISGALDLSFNRIQFTPDLMPSDILGSETLDNERNFRFIKGPVFANIILADEINRTPPKTQSALLEAMQEYSVTVAGQKHPLSRPFFVLATQNPIEQEGTYPLPEAQLDRFMFMVYLDYPSYQEELNIVKSTTTDNKPVINTVISAAEIEAFQHLVRRVPVTDNVIEYAVKLVQKTRPMGDFATNDTKNYLEWGAGPRASQNLILAAKCNALINGKYSPDIEDIKAVALPILRHRIVRNFKAEAEGISVNEIIKRLV